The Musa acuminata AAA Group cultivar baxijiao chromosome BXJ3-6, Cavendish_Baxijiao_AAA, whole genome shotgun sequence region TGTGATCCATAGGCTCGTAAAAAATTATCCGTTTTGAACGATGGTATACCCATCTTGATTTTGCCTATTTCAAGCTCACAAGCTCCAAAAATACCTCTAAGGATTTATTAATTCTTAATTTTCCTACTCCTCCTGTATCCAAGCCCTAATAAGTAATAATATTCTTGAGGAAAACACATCTTGGCGTGGCTTCACTCGCGATAGGATAGACCCCTCGGGAAGGAATACCCACTCAGTGCTTGTGTGGCTCACGACTTAAGTCATGAGTTTCGTTAGCGGTGTACGTATTGGGCTTCAATGGGCCGAGCACAGCAACTTTCCCGCCAAATGATCATAGAGTAGTACTTTTCTTACTTGCGCATAAGTACGCTGTCATACCTGGCCTAGCACTGGAAGCTATCATGGGACCCCTTGGACTACCTCATCTAATACCACTCAGGGGGCTGATAAGTACGCGCGTAAGAGTCGGTTGGATCGGAGCAGAACTATCCCCTCACCGGCCCTTGAGATTCCGGAACTCGAGAGGAGGGGCGGAGGCGATGGGGAAGCGGCGGCGGATGTACTGGCTGCTGAAGACGGAGCCGGAGGAGTGGTCGTGGGAGGACCAGCGGTCCAACGGCGGCGTTTCGACCTGGGACGGCGTCCGAAACCGACAGGCTGTCAACCACATGAAGGCCATGCGGGCGGGCGACCGCTGCTTCTTCTACCACTCCGGCGCCGCCGCCCGCCGCGTCGTGGGCGTCGTCGAGGTCGTCAAACCCTGGTACACTATCGCCGCCGGAGGTGAAGACGGCGCGGTGGACGTTCGGTCTATGGGGGAGATGCGGAAGCCCGTCGAACTACGGGAGAtcaaggcggaggcggaggctaaGGCCATGAAGGGGTTCGCGCTTCTGAAGCAGCCGCGACTGTCGGTGGTGCCCGTGCCCGAGGGCATCTGGGAGAGAATCTGCGAGATGGGCGGTGGATACGGAGATGCAGcggcagaggaagaggaggaggaagcgcaGCCGTCGtcgccggaggaggaggagcaagacGAGTGAGGGAAGGCGGCGAGGGTTCTGGTCTTTTTGGGAACCGGAGGTACGCCGCTCTCTTTCCTGATGCAGATCTGCCGTCCATCTATGATTGGACGGCGGATCTTAGATTCTTTGCAGTTCGACTTAGTTGTGTTGATCCGTGAATCGTAACCGTCGGATGCTCTCCTTTGGAAACATCTTTATGCAACACATGCCAATTCTCGTTGATTTGGAGTTTGTTGTGCCTTCTACTTCACGTAAGAGTTATTTTGGACAAGAAAACCATGACCATTCTTTGTAGTTTGATGAACCTATCTATTCCAACCATGCATTTTCCAGTAGGCTAATTTGAATGTGGAGCATATAGataatgaaataaattgataCAATGAAATGAAGCTATGAAGAACTAATTTGATGGCTTTCGAGCCAATAACGAGTCTTGATCTGTTATTGCATAATGTGGGAGCTTCTGTTGTATTATCTTCAATCATATTACTGCATTGCAATAGCTTTTCCAATGATTTGTTCGTCAGTTGGAACATAGTAAAACTGTTCAAACTCTGTACTTTAAATTATTGACTGTAAATTTGAACTTGATTACATGCATTTATAAACCTAATTCATTTATCACATGGGACTTCACTGTCACCGAAGAGCTACAAGAAATATAGCATGAAATATACCTACAAAGTAACTATTATGTATCGAACAGGCTCATTTATTTATTACTTCTGGATTGGCATATTGTTTATAGGATTGTTGTGGCCTCTGGGATGACAATTTTTGGGCCTCCTCTTGAGAGCAGCAAGCAATGGCAGTGAAGGAGGGTGATGGCAGCGCCAGTTATTAGAGCAGCAAGCAATGAACTACATGCATGACATCTTTTTGGGAGCAAAGTTGGTTAATGTGGTTCTTTTGCATGTTCTGTAGTTCATTGGTATTTTGAAGTCTGTACGTTGCCTCTATTTCCACTGAGATATATCTTTATCCTTATGCTATGTAGATGAAAGTAAATGGTAAGGGTCTATTTACCA contains the following coding sequences:
- the LOC135639581 gene encoding uncharacterized protein LOC135639581 isoform X4; the encoded protein is MGKRRRMYWLLKTEPEEWSWEDQRSNGGVSTWDGVRNRQAVNHMKAMRAGDRCFFYHSGAAARRVVGVVEVVKPWYTIAAGGEDGAVDVRSMGEMRKPVELREIKAEAEAKAMKGFALLKQPRLSVVPVPEGIWERICEMGGGYGDAAAEEEEEEAQPSSPEEEEQDE